The Magnetococcales bacterium genome includes the window AAGCGACCCCTGTCGATCTACGTCCACATCCCCTTTTGTGATACGGTCTGTTATTACTGCGCCTGCAACAAGGTGGTGACGCCGGATCGGTCGAGGGCGGCGCACTATCTGGAATATCTGTTCCAGGAAATCCCCAAGATGGGTGCGCTGTTCGATAGGGATCGGCCAGTGGTGCAGCTTCATTTGGGTGGGGGTACGCCCACCTATCTGGATATCGGTCAGCTGGGTCGATTACAGGAAGAATTAGGCAAACATTTTAATCTGATGGGGGATGACACCGGGGAGTATGGCATTGAGGTGGATCCCAGAGAGGTGCCTGACGGGACTCTGCAAGGCTTGCGGGATTTGGGTTACAACCGCATCTCCATCGGCGTTCAGGATTTGGACCCCAAGGTACAAAAGGCGGTCAACCGGATTCAGCCCAAGGAGTTGACCTGGCGGGTGGTGGAGGAGTCGAGAGCGGTGGGGTTTCACTCCATCAATCTCGACTTGATTTATGGATTGCCTTTTCAGACGGAGGCGGGGTTTACCAAAACCCTGGAGACGGTGATTCAGGATTTGGAGCCGGATCGTCTGGCGGTTTTCAACTATGCCCATTTGCCACAATATTTCATGCCTCAGCGGCGGGTTAATCCCGAGGAGTTGCCGGAGCCGGAAGAAAAGTTGCGGATTTTGGAATCGGCCATCGAGGTGTTGACCCGGGCGGGTTATGTTTATGTGGGGATGGATCATTTTGCCAAGCCTGAGGATGAGTTGGCCACGGCCCAGCGCAATGGTGTTTTGCACCGTAATTTCCAGGGTTACACCACCCATGGTGAGTGTGATCTGGTCTCTCTCGGCACCACGGCCATCAGTCAGGTGGGGCCTTCCTATGCTCAAAACCTGAAGGGGCTGGAGGAGTATTATCAGCGCTTGGATGGGGATGAGATTACGGTTTTCAGGGGGTTGGAGCTGACTCGGGATGATCTGATCCGGCGGGATGTGATCATGCGATTGATCTGTGATTTTCAGTTGGATCGCACCCAGGTTGGGGAGCGGTTGAATCTGGATTTTGACGACTATTTCAAGGATTCCCTGCCGGATATCGCCAGAATGGTGGATGAGGGATTGTTGGAGGATGAAGGATCGATCATTCGTTTGACGCCGGGTGGGAGGCTTTTGATTCGCAACGTCTGCATGGCTTTTGACTGGTATCTGAAAAACGCCGAACAAACCCGATCATTTTCCAAAACCATCTGACTTTATAGTGGTATAGCCATTCGAATCAAGAATTGGACATATGCCGTTGCACTTTTGCCGTCATTCCCGCGAATGCGGGAATCCAGGATGTCTGGCACGAGCCTTTCCAAATCTTACATCACTTTCAGCAAAACGCCGGCCTTTCTTGATGATTTGGTTTTTCCTTGAAGGCAACCATCAACTCCCTGGATCCCCGCCTTCGCGGGGATGACGAGTCAGGGAAGAGTGTCCAATTTTGAGATAGAACTGTTATAATGAAAGGTCTGAGTCTGGGGTTGTCTTCCCCAGGGTCTTGATCTTGCTTTTTTCAGGATGACTCAATGAGCCAGGAATCCACCATCGTCATCGGAGGCGGCATCTCAGGCCTCGCTACCGCCTGGTTTCTCTACCAGGAAGGCTACCCCGTGCAGCTCCTGGAGTCCCGGAGCCAGCCCGGTGGCACCATCCTCACCAGCGATCATCAAGGCTATCGCATCGAACATGGACCCAACTCCACCCTGCAACGCCAAGGCGCCCCGGACGACGCCCTGGGACGGTTGATCGAACAGCTGGATCTGGAAAAAGAGGTGGTCAGCGCCCCCCCAGCCGCCCAAATCCGCTATGTGGTCCAAAACGGCCAACCCCAACCCCTCCCCACCAGCCCCCTGGCTTTTTTAACAACCAGGCTTTTTTCCCTGAAAGCCAAACTCCGACTCCTGGCCGAACCCTTTATCGGACGCGCCAAGGAAGAGGAGTCCATCGCCTCTTTCGTGCGCCGACGCCTGGGAAAAGAGTTTTTAAACTATGCCATCGAACCCTTCATCTCCGGCGTCTATGCAGGCAACCCGGAGCGGCTTTCCGTACAAGCAGCCGTACCGAAAATTTATGCCCTGGAGAAACAATACCGCTCCCTGATTTTTGGCGCCATCGCCCGAGGCCGGGTGGCGAAAGGGGCCGGGCAACCCGTTGGCCGGATGATCTCCTTTAAAAACGGCATGGGCCAACTCCCCGAAACAGTCATCAACCAACTACCCAAAGGCACCGTCCACCTGGGACACAAGGTGGTGGCTCTGGAACCCCAACCGGATGGCTCCTTCACCATCCATTGGGAAAAAGGGGAAGAAACAGGAACACTCAACGCCGACAGAGTGGTTTTGGCCCTTCCCGCACCCGCTGTGGCAGAACTTTTGGCACCCTTTGCTCCCGAAGCCGGAGAAATACTCCACACCATCCCCTACGCCCCCATCGCCTCCATCGCTTTTGGCTTTAAACGCAGCCAGGTAAAGC containing:
- the hemN gene encoding oxygen-independent coproporphyrinogen III oxidase, with translation MSGSGLSQKVVFDRKLIDKYDRAGPRYTSYPTAPHFHEKFGPEQFRKMAADSNVGPDKRPLSIYVHIPFCDTVCYYCACNKVVTPDRSRAAHYLEYLFQEIPKMGALFDRDRPVVQLHLGGGTPTYLDIGQLGRLQEELGKHFNLMGDDTGEYGIEVDPREVPDGTLQGLRDLGYNRISIGVQDLDPKVQKAVNRIQPKELTWRVVEESRAVGFHSINLDLIYGLPFQTEAGFTKTLETVIQDLEPDRLAVFNYAHLPQYFMPQRRVNPEELPEPEEKLRILESAIEVLTRAGYVYVGMDHFAKPEDELATAQRNGVLHRNFQGYTTHGECDLVSLGTTAISQVGPSYAQNLKGLEEYYQRLDGDEITVFRGLELTRDDLIRRDVIMRLICDFQLDRTQVGERLNLDFDDYFKDSLPDIARMVDEGLLEDEGSIIRLTPGGRLLIRNVCMAFDWYLKNAEQTRSFSKTI
- the hemG gene encoding protoporphyrinogen oxidase, whose product is MSQESTIVIGGGISGLATAWFLYQEGYPVQLLESRSQPGGTILTSDHQGYRIEHGPNSTLQRQGAPDDALGRLIEQLDLEKEVVSAPPAAQIRYVVQNGQPQPLPTSPLAFLTTRLFSLKAKLRLLAEPFIGRAKEEESIASFVRRRLGKEFLNYAIEPFISGVYAGNPERLSVQAAVPKIYALEKQYRSLIFGAIARGRVAKGAGQPVGRMISFKNGMGQLPETVINQLPKGTVHLGHKVVALEPQPDGSFTIHWEKGEETGTLNADRVVLALPAPAVAELLAPFAPEAGEILHTIPYAPIASIAFGFKRSQVKHSLDGFGFLTPRSEKLRILGALFMSTLFKHRAPKDHVLLNVFVGGMMDTEVEETDDETLVNQMLKELKQLLGLSGKPTFIFLTRHKRSIPQYTFGHLDRLKTFDQMMENYPGLHFRANWREGISVADCVKNAEILVDSFEDFH